A window of the Henckelia pumila isolate YLH828 chromosome 3, ASM3356847v2, whole genome shotgun sequence genome harbors these coding sequences:
- the LOC140889882 gene encoding uncharacterized protein: MRFSGLDSRYYIPHANRTILDAAAAGNLLTKSPEEGFELIEEMASSSYHPQSKRNILRKSAGMHQVDVFTSVAAQLEVMNKKIDELSFGNSAIRIKEVWCGKCGAEHFTKDYQTGNPHYQLEGVMANHVGNQNRPRNDPFLNTYNPGWKQCPNFSWGGQNNKQYGNQNYGKQPQEEKSSMEQMMKNFISSTETKMHNQDASIKNLENKIEELSKAMASRDPGTLPSDTEKNPKEQVKEIELRSGKKVETDQQEPQKTEVVTSNFVIPPPFPAALKKAKLDVQFAKFLEVFKKLNINIPFTDAVMQMPSYAKFLKEILSNKRKLKEHAKLDFGEPKPTKISLQLADRSIKYPRMIIEDVLVKVDKFIFSVDFVVLDMEEDLNMPLILGRPFLAIGKALIDVQKEELLLRVGEEKISFYVYNALKCSQLDEECFQIDVVDSIVYNYVQETFQDTLEAALASLTMRTKSI, encoded by the exons atgCGATTTAGTGGATTGGATTCCAGGTACTACATTCCTCATGCTAATCGCACTATTTTAGATGCAGCTGCAGCTGGAAATCTGTTAACAAAATCACCAGAAGAAGGATTTGAGTTAATTGAAGAGATGGCATCTAGCAGTTATCACCCTCAGTCTAAGAGGAATATTTTACGGAAGTCTGCAGGAATGCATCAGGTAGACGTGTTTACTTCAGTGGCAGCTCAACTTGAGGTAATGAATAAGAAGATTGATGAGCTAAGTTTTGGGAATTCTGCAATACGTATTAAAGAAGTGTGGTGCGGAAAATGTGGTGCTGAACATTTTACTAAAGACTATCAAACTGGAAATCCACACTATCAGCTAGAGGGAGTTATGGCTAACCATGTAGGAAATCAAAATCGCCCTAGGAATGATCCTTTTTTGAATACATATAATCCAGGGTGGAAACAATGTCCAAATTTCTCATGGGGAGGACAGAACAACAAGCAGTACGGGAATCAGAATTATGGAAAACAACCTCAGGAAGAGAAATCGAGCATGGAGCAGATGATGAAAAATTTCATATCATCCACTGAGACCAAAATGCATAATCAGGATGCTTCAATAAAGAATTTAGAGAATAAAATTGAGGAGTTGTCTAAAGCGATGGCTAGTAGAGACCCTGGTACTTTACCAAGTGACACTGAAAAAAACCCAAAAGAGCAGGTGAAAGAAATCGAATTGAGAAGTGGGAAGAAAGTGGAGACTGATCAGCAGGAACCACAAAAGACAGAGGTCGTCACT TCAAATTTTGTTATTCCACCACCTTTCCCTGCAGCTCTTAAGAAGGCCAAGTTAGATGTTCAGTTTGCCAAATTCTTGGAGGTattcaagaaattgaatatCAACATTCCATTCACCGACGCAGTGATGCAAATGCCCAGCTatgcaaaattcttgaaggagatTCTCTCCAACAAGAGGAAATTGAAGGAACATGC GAAACTAGATTTCGGGGAGCCAAAACCCACCAAGATTTCGTTGCAATTAGCTGACAGgtctataaaatatccaagaaTGATAATAGAGGATGTCCTGGTGAAAGTAGACAAATTCATCTTCTCGGTGGATTTTGTGGTACTCGACATGGAAGAAGATTTGAATATGCCACTTATTCTGGGAAGACCTTTCTTGGCAATAGGAAAAGCACTCATAGATGTCCAAAAGGAAGAATTACTACTAAGAGTGGGAGAAGAGAAAATTtccttttatgtttataatgcACTCAAATGTTCACAACTTGATGAGGAATGTTTTCAAATTGATGTTGTTGACTCAATTGTTTATAATTATGTGCAGGAGACATTTCAGGATACTTTAGAAGCTGCACTTGCATCCCTTACCATGAGGACAAAATCCATATAG